AAGCTACCCTAAAACTTAACTTCTAGATTTTTTTCGCTCCTAATGTATTAGTCGACCTGAGTATTCGGGTTCGAAATATGGTTTCAGTTTTATTTTATACTGAAGTCGTTTTTTCACGGGCGAAGATAGCAAAAAACAGCCTTTTATTGATCACTCTGAGTCTACAAAGCGCACGAATCCCTTAGAAGATCAATACGGCTTCAGTCTTTTGTTAGGTTGTCAAAGATCATCCGCAACTAGGTGGCTACTAAGGGTAAGCCAACCTTCATTCTACTGAATTCCTCAAGCCATTTACTCACCTCCTTAAAGTGGGAATTCATAAAACGAAATGTAACCTTCCTCGCGTGGCGGACAACTTGGCAAGGAATGTGAACAAATTTAAATCTTATAGCCTTAGCAAATTTAGGGTTGGTGGGATTATCTTTTAGAGAAACAAACCTCATCAGATTATAAGATAAAGCTGCTATAATTCCAAAAGCCTTGTTTGCTAGTAGCTTTTGGCAAGGGTAGTGGTGTAAATCCAGCCCATTTTTAAGCTCTCTAATAAAGTTTTCACAATGGCCTCGCTTGCGGTATAGTTTAATTACTTCTTCCGCAGACATCGATTCACAAATATTGCTAACCCAACCTTGGTAATCGTAGTCACTTTCTTCTAGGATTAATTTGTTTAGTGAAGCCGGTTTTACCGCCCTAAGTATTATGACCCTGAACTCATGATGAGAATTCTTTGGCCTATAAACTGTTTCGCCAATCTCACATTCTCTTCCACCCACAAATATCACCCTGCTTGGTTCGCTTGTATCTTGTTTTTCCCAGGCCGAAACCATTTTAATAAGCGGTCTATACATTAGTTTTCTCATGCAAATGACAAATTCAGAGTCCTTAACAGTGCATGCATCGAAAAAGCTTTTTGTGCAGTATCCACTGTCAGCTCTAACGAACTTTCTGAGGGATTTTATCTCTTCAGGAATTTCTGCAAAAACTTTATGAATGATCTCTTGTGATCCTTTGGCTGTGTGGGTATTACCGGATCTTACTTCATTCCAATACTGGATTCCTCGTTCGTCAAAAACCTGAATTGTATCTAGGCTTTTGAAACCTTTGTAGTTCATATTTACACCTTCCATCTTCTTCCCATATTGCTGATTGCTAGTAGAGTCAATATCGAAAATAATCGACTCCGCAGTGGGGAAAAGGCTACTTCTTAGCCTAAATGATGTGCGGCTTAAGAGGCTGTTCAAATTCTTGCATTTTATTTGATCGAACGTTCTTAGGAAATTTCCCATACTTTTGGGGGTGTATACTCTATCGTCACAGATAGCCCGAAA
The Pseudobacteriovorax antillogorgiicola genome window above contains:
- a CDS encoding IS1380 family transposase; the protein is MILMRKKFKRRRLKIMNITIETTDKDLSSLAGMLIFKKLCEKAYPEDIFDNNNIPSLKSGIDKNIVKLKQLIYAFQAGAECLDDFNRLAMDSSFRAICDDRVYTPKSMGNFLRTFDQIKCKNLNSLLSRTSFRLRSSLFPTAESIIFDIDSTSNQQYGKKMEGVNMNYKGFKSLDTIQVFDERGIQYWNEVRSGNTHTAKGSQEIIHKVFAEIPEEIKSLRKFVRADSGYCTKSFFDACTVKDSEFVICMRKLMYRPLIKMVSAWEKQDTSEPSRVIFVGGRECEIGETVYRPKNSHHEFRVIILRAVKPASLNKLILEESDYDYQGWVSNICESMSAEEVIKLYRKRGHCENFIRELKNGLDLHHYPCQKLLANKAFGIIAALSYNLMRFVSLKDNPTNPKFAKAIRFKFVHIPCQVVRHARKVTFRFMNSHFKEVSKWLEEFSRMKVGLPLVAT